Proteins from a single region of Lelliottia sp. JS-SCA-14:
- a CDS encoding Hok/Gef family protein, whose product MTPLKTVLGIVFIVCLTIVIFTFINRGKLCELTIKSEHQEVAAKLACIAG is encoded by the coding sequence ATGACGCCATTAAAAACTGTGTTAGGCATTGTATTCATTGTTTGTCTAACTATCGTGATATTTACCTTTATTAATCGCGGCAAGCTTTGCGAGCTGACAATAAAGAGTGAACATCAGGAAGTGGCGGCGAAATTAGCCTGTATTGCTGGTTAA
- the fdhF gene encoding formate dehydrogenase subunit alpha: protein MKKVITVCPYCASGCKINLVVDNGKIVRAEAAQGKTNQGTLCLKGYYGWDFINDTQILTPRLKTPMIRRQRGGKLESVSWNEALDYVASRLSDIKAKYGPDAIQTTGSSRGTGNETNYVMQKFARAVIGTNNVDCCARVUHGPSVAGLHQSVGNGAMSNAINEIDNTDLVFVFGYNPADSHPIVANHVINAKRNGAKIIVCDPRKIETARIADMHIALRNGSNIALLNALGHVIIEEKLYDQAFVAARTEGFDEYRKIVEGYTPESVEAITGVTAQEIRQAARMYAAAKTACILWGMGVTQFYQGVETVRSLTSLAMLTGNLGKPHVGVNPVRGQNNVQGACDMGALPDTYPGYQYVKFPENRAKFARAWGVESLPEHTGYRISELPHRAAHGEVRAAYIMGEDPLQTDAELSAVRKGFEDLELVIVQDIFMTKTAAAADVILPSTSWGEHEGVYTAADRGFQRFFKAVEPKWDLKTDWQIISEIATRMGYPMHYNNTQEIWDELRNLCPDFTGATYEKMGELGYIQWPCRDESEADQGTSYLFAEKFDTPNGLAQFFTCDWVAPIDKLTDEYPMVLSTVREVGHYSCRSMTGNCAALAALADEPGYAQLNTADAERLGIEDEALVWVNSRKGRIITRAQVSDRPNKGAVYMTYQWWIGACNELVTENLSPITKTPEYKYCAVRVEAIVDQQKAEQYVIDEYTKLKARLRESAMG from the coding sequence ATGAAAAAAGTCATCACGGTTTGCCCCTATTGTGCCTCGGGTTGCAAGATCAACCTGGTGGTCGATAACGGCAAAATCGTCCGGGCGGAGGCTGCACAGGGTAAGACCAATCAGGGCACGCTGTGCCTGAAAGGCTACTATGGCTGGGATTTTATTAACGATACCCAGATCCTCACCCCCCGTCTGAAAACCCCCATGATTCGCCGTCAACGCGGCGGCAAGCTGGAATCCGTCTCCTGGAACGAGGCGCTGGACTATGTCGCCAGCCGCCTGAGCGATATCAAAGCCAAATACGGCCCGGACGCGATCCAGACCACCGGCTCATCGCGCGGAACGGGGAATGAAACTAACTATGTGATGCAAAAATTCGCGCGCGCCGTTATTGGTACCAACAACGTCGACTGCTGCGCTCGCGTCTGACACGGCCCATCGGTTGCAGGTCTGCACCAGTCGGTCGGTAACGGCGCAATGAGTAACGCTATCAACGAAATCGATAACACCGATCTGGTGTTTGTTTTCGGCTACAACCCTGCGGATTCCCACCCTATCGTGGCGAATCACGTGATTAACGCGAAGCGCAACGGGGCGAAAATCATCGTCTGCGATCCGCGTAAAATCGAAACCGCACGCATTGCGGATATGCATATCGCGCTGCGCAACGGCTCGAACATCGCGCTGTTGAATGCCCTTGGCCACGTCATCATTGAAGAGAAACTGTACGACCAGGCGTTTGTCGCCGCGCGTACGGAAGGCTTCGACGAGTATCGCAAAATTGTCGAGGGCTATACGCCTGAGTCGGTGGAAGCGATTACCGGCGTCACGGCGCAGGAAATTCGTCAGGCGGCGCGAATGTATGCGGCGGCGAAAACCGCCTGCATCCTGTGGGGCATGGGCGTGACCCAGTTCTATCAGGGCGTGGAAACCGTGCGCTCCCTGACCAGCCTCGCGATGCTGACGGGCAACCTCGGCAAACCGCACGTTGGCGTCAACCCGGTGCGTGGGCAGAACAACGTTCAGGGTGCCTGCGATATGGGCGCACTGCCGGATACCTATCCGGGCTATCAGTACGTCAAGTTCCCGGAAAACCGCGCGAAATTCGCCAGGGCCTGGGGCGTGGAAAGTCTGCCGGAACACACCGGGTATCGCATCAGCGAGCTGCCGCACCGCGCGGCGCACGGTGAAGTGCGTGCGGCCTACATCATGGGTGAAGATCCGCTGCAAACCGACGCCGAGCTGTCGGCGGTGCGCAAAGGCTTTGAAGATCTCGAGCTGGTGATTGTGCAGGATATCTTCATGACCAAAACCGCGGCGGCGGCGGATGTGATTTTACCGTCAACGTCCTGGGGCGAGCACGAAGGCGTCTACACCGCAGCGGACCGCGGCTTCCAGCGCTTCTTTAAAGCGGTCGAGCCGAAGTGGGATCTGAAAACGGACTGGCAAATCATCAGCGAAATCGCCACCCGCATGGGTTATCCGATGCACTACAACAACACCCAGGAGATCTGGGACGAGTTGCGCAATCTGTGTCCGGATTTCACCGGGGCAACCTATGAAAAAATGGGTGAGCTGGGCTATATCCAGTGGCCGTGCCGCGATGAGTCAGAGGCCGATCAGGGCACGTCGTATCTCTTCGCCGAGAAGTTCGACACCCCGAACGGGCTGGCACAGTTCTTCACCTGCGACTGGGTCGCGCCTATCGACAAACTCACCGACGAGTATCCGATGGTGCTCTCAACGGTGCGTGAAGTGGGCCACTACTCCTGTCGCTCGATGACCGGGAACTGTGCGGCGCTGGCCGCACTGGCCGATGAGCCGGGCTACGCGCAGCTCAACACCGCCGACGCCGAACGACTGGGCATTGAGGATGAAGCCCTGGTGTGGGTGAACTCCCGCAAAGGCCGCATCATCACCCGCGCGCAGGTCAGCGATCGCCCAAACAAAGGGGCGGTGTACATGACCTACCAGTGGTGGATTGGCGCCTGTAACGAGCTGGTGACGGAGAACTTGAGTCCGATAACCAAAACGCCGGAGTATAAGTATTGCGCCGTGCGCGTCGAGGCGATTGTCGACCAGCAAAAGGCCGAGCAGTACGTGATTGATGAATATACGAAGCTGAAAGCCAGGCTGCGCGAAAGCGCGATGGGTTAA
- a CDS encoding response regulator yields the protein MKPAILVVDDDTAVCELLQDVLNEHVFTVHVCHTGRDALALAQREPGIALVLLDMMLPDINGLQVLQQLQKQRPELPVIMLTGLGSESDVVVGLEMGADDYIGKPFNPRVVVARVKAVLRRTGVLAAEPTAPRASGLGFNGWTLDTTRCELSSPQQTTVPLTQGEYGLLLALAQNARRVLSREQLLELTHSESAEVFDRTIDVLIMRLRRKIEINPHQPLLIKTIRGLGYVFAADVSHNDKAA from the coding sequence ATGAAACCGGCGATTCTGGTGGTTGATGACGATACGGCGGTCTGCGAACTGCTGCAGGATGTGCTCAACGAGCACGTCTTTACGGTGCACGTCTGCCATACCGGGCGGGATGCGCTGGCGCTGGCCCAGCGTGAGCCGGGCATTGCGCTGGTCTTACTCGATATGATGCTGCCGGATATCAACGGTTTGCAGGTTTTGCAGCAGCTGCAAAAACAGCGCCCTGAGCTGCCGGTGATTATGCTTACCGGGCTGGGGAGTGAATCGGACGTGGTGGTCGGTCTGGAGATGGGCGCGGATGATTACATCGGCAAACCCTTTAATCCGCGCGTCGTCGTTGCCCGCGTCAAAGCGGTCTTGCGTCGAACCGGCGTGCTGGCGGCGGAACCGACGGCCCCGCGTGCGTCGGGCTTAGGCTTTAACGGCTGGACGCTCGACACCACCCGCTGTGAGCTGAGCTCCCCGCAGCAGACCACCGTTCCGCTCACCCAGGGCGAGTACGGTTTACTGCTGGCGCTGGCTCAGAACGCCCGGCGGGTATTGAGCCGGGAACAGCTGCTGGAGCTGACCCACAGCGAAAGCGCCGAGGTGTTTGATCGTACAATCGACGTGCTGATCATGCGCCTGCGGCGAAAAATCGAAATTAACCCCCATCAGCCGTTGCTGATCAAAACCATTCGCGGCCTCGGGTATGTCTTTGCCGCAGACGTTTCTCATAACGATAAAGCGGCTTAA
- a CDS encoding carbohydrate kinase family protein — MERRGVIAAGNMLVDHVHQIVQWPERGWLAEIIHSERATGGAPLNVLLTLAKMHVGLPLQAVGLIGDDSDGDYILAMLDQYHVNRQRVQRTTFAPTSMSQVMTDPSGQRTFFHSPAANRLLDLPAFDRLDPSMKIFHLGYLLLLDSLDLPDDEFGTRSARLLSQMRDLGYETSLDLVSRKGDPRYQPLVLPALRYVDYLVINELEAGEFSGLEMRDSSDAPNILHIAEAASQLLAAGVRQRVVIHCPEGAWGQMPGEQGQWVPSRQLEQDEIIGSVGAGDAFCAGFLYGCHEAWSLPESIALAHACARASLLAANAIDGAKTLVELEANL; from the coding sequence ATGGAACGCCGGGGCGTTATCGCCGCAGGAAATATGCTCGTCGATCATGTGCATCAGATTGTGCAGTGGCCGGAGCGCGGCTGGCTGGCGGAGATTATTCACAGCGAGCGGGCCACCGGCGGTGCGCCGCTGAATGTGTTACTGACGCTGGCGAAAATGCACGTCGGCCTGCCGCTACAGGCGGTCGGGCTGATTGGCGACGACAGCGACGGAGACTACATTCTGGCGATGCTCGACCAGTACCACGTCAACCGCCAGCGGGTGCAGCGCACCACCTTTGCGCCGACGTCGATGTCGCAGGTGATGACCGACCCCAGCGGACAGCGCACCTTTTTCCACTCTCCGGCGGCCAACCGCCTGCTGGATCTCCCGGCGTTCGATCGGCTCGATCCGTCGATGAAGATTTTCCATCTCGGGTATCTGCTGCTGCTCGACAGCCTGGATCTGCCGGACGACGAGTTTGGCACCCGCAGCGCGCGCCTGCTCTCCCAGATGCGCGATCTGGGGTATGAAACCTCGCTGGATTTGGTGTCGCGCAAAGGCGACCCGCGCTATCAGCCGCTGGTGCTCCCTGCCCTGCGCTACGTGGATTATCTGGTGATTAACGAGCTGGAGGCCGGGGAGTTTAGCGGGCTGGAGATGCGCGACAGCAGCGATGCGCCGAACATTTTACATATCGCCGAAGCCGCGTCGCAGCTGCTGGCGGCGGGCGTGCGTCAGCGCGTGGTGATCCACTGCCCGGAAGGCGCGTGGGGCCAGATGCCGGGCGAGCAGGGCCAGTGGGTGCCGTCCCGTCAGCTGGAACAGGATGAGATTATCGGCAGTGTCGGCGCGGGCGATGCGTTTTGCGCCGGATTTTTATATGGCTGCCACGAGGCGTGGTCCCTGCCTGAGAGCATAGCCCTGGCGCACGCCTGCGCGCGGGCCAGCCTGCTGGCGGCCAATGCCATTGATGGGGCGAAAACGCTGGTCGAGCTGGAGGCGAACCTTTAA
- a CDS encoding ketose 1,6-bisphosphate aldolase, whose translation MPLISLAAGLEHAREHRYALGAFNVLDSHFLRALFAAAKQERSPFIINIAEVHFKYLSLDSLVEAVRFEAARHDIPVVLNLDHGLHFEAVVRALRLGFSSVMFDGSTLSYEENIRQTREVVKMCHAVGVSVEAELGAVGGDEGGALYGHADEAFFTDPALAREFVDQTGIDALAVAIGNAHGKYKGEPKLDFARLDAIRQQTGLPLVLHGGSGISDADFRRAIELGIHKINFYTGMSQAALASVEQRMTHRQPIYDEFAELLLGIEEAITDTVSEQMRIFGSAGKA comes from the coding sequence ATGCCGCTAATTTCTCTCGCCGCCGGGCTGGAACACGCCCGTGAACATCGCTACGCCCTCGGCGCGTTTAACGTTCTCGACTCCCACTTTTTGCGCGCCCTGTTCGCCGCAGCAAAGCAGGAGCGCTCGCCGTTTATCATCAACATCGCCGAAGTGCATTTTAAATATTTGTCTCTCGATTCATTAGTCGAAGCGGTCCGGTTCGAGGCCGCGCGACACGATATTCCGGTGGTCCTCAATCTCGATCACGGCCTGCATTTTGAGGCGGTGGTGCGGGCGCTGCGCTTAGGTTTCAGCTCCGTGATGTTTGATGGCTCCACCCTCAGCTACGAAGAGAATATTCGCCAGACCCGGGAAGTGGTGAAGATGTGTCACGCCGTGGGCGTGTCGGTGGAAGCGGAGCTGGGCGCGGTCGGCGGTGACGAGGGCGGTGCGCTGTACGGTCACGCCGACGAAGCCTTTTTCACTGACCCGGCCCTGGCGCGCGAGTTCGTCGATCAAACCGGCATTGACGCCCTGGCCGTCGCCATCGGCAATGCCCACGGGAAGTACAAAGGCGAGCCGAAGCTCGATTTCGCCCGCCTTGACGCCATCCGCCAGCAAACCGGCCTGCCGCTGGTGCTGCACGGCGGGTCCGGGATCAGCGACGCCGATTTCCGCCGCGCCATTGAGCTCGGCATTCACAAAATCAATTTCTACACCGGGATGTCGCAGGCGGCGCTGGCCTCCGTCGAGCAGCGCATGACTCATCGTCAGCCGATCTACGACGAGTTTGCCGAGCTGCTGTTGGGCATCGAAGAGGCGATCACCGACACGGTGTCGGAACAGATGCGCATTTTCGGCAGCGCGGGGAAAGCCTGA